One window of the Labeo rohita strain BAU-BD-2019 chromosome 9, IGBB_LRoh.1.0, whole genome shotgun sequence genome contains the following:
- the fer1l6 gene encoding fer-1-like protein 6: MDRDKDGAASYGKKFGIKVKKKHRKGQKGVVIANKNALEAEPETNPDNPDVVDVPQPELSKASTSAHVSLRQTANIKRSKPVAKILEGEGKPQHFQISINITEARQLVGDNIDPSVVIEIGDEKKQTSVKEGTNSPFYNEYFVFDFFCNQNIFFDKVIKLSVMHSKIMKSYCVGTFKIDVGTVYAQPGHQFINKWATLTDPADIRTGVKGHLKCDISVSGKGDVATPSQKFSDAEEQIEKHLLLPEGLNPERPWARFYVIVYRAEGLPRINSSIMANVTKAFVGDTTALIDPYVEVSFFGQVGRTSTQKSTADPVWNEQVVFKEMFPPLCQRLKIRVLDEGSMNDVAIGTHYIDLHTISNDNDGDNGFLPTFGPAWINLYGSLRNSTLVDDSQELNEGVGEGVSYRGRVYIELSVEILSGGAPDSKSLLSRISLKDAKGGKAGAKDPKTGTGPGGEEEKSKTIGPEVMPVEPPQKINDEDMETFLLFGCVFEASMIDRRTSDRPISLEFTIGNFGNLIDGAAPPPSKKKPEDVSLTTPLLDTAATMPCKSTTTPERPLFGDAQRHYMHLPIGAQKPCVYIYSSWEDRAYRLHHANMLDTIALMFEDGVTKVAELDKMLSPEAGTLMHHVLQEFKKDASEFIAFAEKKVKGSNLTLLDKKRLTLCKQELESMSEIAGGLLEPKRRSLTVKEMMLEAQKIKKKLRFLVEEPQHTLPDVFVCLLSNNKRLAYARIPARHLLFSQSPEQRGRDCGKIKTLFLKPPVKRGPGWTVQAKLDVYLWLGTSRDSSHMLENLPSGFEPEHISSEDRTGHPPAYILYTEKHLFQLRAHMYQARGLIAADNTGLSDPFAWVSFQSNSQSTGIIKQTLTPTWNQLILMNNVCLYGGLYDIVQEPPLVVIEVYDDDAVGIEYLGSTMAVPVVKLSDEQYSPPQLQYSPLFCGSLSGGDILGAFELLQISKSGEHTLPDLDEPDGGVTPVPSYIRPVLCKYRIEVLFWGLRELKKVQLLSVDRPQVFIKCAGGGVNSSVIQSYKKNPNFTILVDAFDVELPEDEHLLPPLTVTVVDWRAFGRSTLVGSHMINNLALFKHIPTPVQQPLPEPRNIAVAQLSLQQSVVPPPNEEIAIEIEQEEIIAPAPKTEPDVQEKKVSKKSKTRSTKRKKRTTADESADNVIDWWSKYYASMEKIQLAKQKENNPFPLLFENITPLENIISEGLISLASNVKDKKKEVNFKSVIEQPRLATLQVYDKELEAEFGPFDDWVKTFELYRGKANEEEGSADDRFVGKFKGRFCLYKLPEADGEEEEGYLDSGQFKINQGIPPNTPVEVLIRVYIVAAFNLHPADPDGKADPYIVLKLGKTEIKDRDNYIPKQLNPVFGRSFEFQATFPKESLLTVLIYDYDMVGGDDLIGETQIDLENRFYSRHRATCGLPAEYAIEGYNAWRDSIQPTELLIKLCKENRLDNPHFSPGRITIGNKVFTGKTVFADEDQMVESYEHLALKVLHRWSEMPNGGCKLVPEHIETRALYLRDKPGIDQGHLQMWVDIFPMDMPYPGPPVDISPRKPKGYELRIIIWNTEDVILEDTNFITGQKSSDIYVKGWLKGLEDDSQETDVHYNSLTGEGNFNWRFVFPFNYLPAEKVVVVQKRDSIFSLDKTEQKIPAVLVMQVWDFERLSSDDFLGSVELDLHGFPRGAKSAKACKMEMLTEITDNISIFQQKRSKGWWPFVKAGELTGKVEAEFHLVTAEEAEKNPVGRARKEPEPLEKPNRPDTSFSWFMNPFKCFFHLIWGNYKKYIIGGLVLLIVALFLVLVFYTLPGAISSKIVNG, translated from the exons AAAGCGTCCACCTCGGCACACGTTTCCCTCAGACAGACTGCTAATATTAAGAg GTCTAAACCTGTGGCCAAGATCTTGGAAGGTGAAGGCAAACCACAACATTTCCAG ATCTCCATCAACATAACAGAGGCTAGGCAGCTAGTCGGGGACAATATAGACCCTAGTGTCGTGATTGAAATTGGAGATGAGAAAAAGCAGACGTCTGTGAAAGAAGGAACCAACTCTCCCTTTTACAATGAG TACTTTGTGTTTGACTTCTTTTGCaatcaaaacatcttttttgaCAAAGTCATCAAACTATCA GTCATGCATTCAAAGATAATGAAGAGCTACTGTGTGGGAACCTTTAAGATTGATGTTGGGACAGTTTACGCTCAACCTG GCCATCAGTTCATCAATAAGTGGGCCACACTCACAGACCCCGCTGACATCCGCACAGGGGTGAAAGGTCACCTGAAGTGTGACATCAGCGTGTCAGGAAAAGGAGATGTTGCGACACCATCCCAGAAGTTCAGTGATGCTGAAGAACAGATAGAAAA GCACCTTCTGCTTCCCGAAGGCTTAAACCCCGAACGTCCGTGGGCTCGGTTTTACGTGATAGTGTACCGTGCAGAAGGTCTTCCCAGAATAAACTCCAGTATTATGGCCAACGTGACCAAAGCCTTTGTTGGAGACACAACAGCTCTCATAGATCCTTATGTAGAGGTGTCATTCTTCGGTCAAGTT GGCAGGACATCTACTCAGAAGAGCACAGCAGACCCAGTGTGGAACGAGCAGGTGGTGTTTAAGGAGATGTTTCCTCCACTGTGTCAGAGATTGAAGATTCGGGTTCTGGATGAGGGAAGCATGAATGACGTGGCCATTGGGACTCATTACATTGATTTACACACCATCTCAAACGACAATGATGGAGACAATG GTTTTCTGCCCACATTCGGACCGGCATGGATCAACCTCTACGGTTCACTTCGTAATTCCACACTGGTGGATGACAGCCAGGAGCTGAACGAGGGTGTTGGAGAGGGGGTGTCCTACAGAGGCAGGGTTTACATTGAGCTCAGTGTGGAGATCCTGTCTGGAGGTGCTCCTGACTCTAAATCCCTGCTTTCAAGAATCAGTCTGAAAGATGCCAAGGGAGGAAAAGCAGGGGCAAAAGATCCCAAAACTGGGACGGGACCTGGAGGTGAGGAAGAGAAGTCCAAGACTATAGGGCCTGAGGTGATGCCAGTGGAGCCCCCACAGAAG ATAAATGATGAAGACATGGAAACCTTCCTGCTCTTTGGCTGTGTGTTTGAGGCTTCTATGATTGACAGAAGAACCAGTGATAGACCTATCAGCCTTGAATTCACCATTG GTAACTTTGGGAACTTAATTGATGGTGCTGCGCCGCCTCCTTCAAAGAAAAAGCCTGAAGATGTGTCACTGACCACTCCTCTGTTGGACACTGCAGCAACAATGCCATGCAAATCCACTACAACACCAGAAAGGCCACTTTTCGGAGATGCACAGAG GCACTACATGCACTTACCTATCGGAGCGCAAAAGccctgtgtgtatatttatagcagCTGGGAGGATCGAGCGTACCGACTCCATCACGCCAACATGCTGGACACAATTGCCCTGATGTTT GAGGATGGAGTCACTAAGGTGGCAGAGTTGGATAAAATGTTGTCTCCAGAAGCAGGGACTCTCATGCACCATGTTCTTCAAGAATTTAAAAAAGATGCCAG TGAGTTTATTGCTTTTGCTGAAAAGAAGGTGAAGGGAAGCAACCTGACCTTACTGGACAAAAAGAGGCTCACTCTGTGCAAACAGGAGCTG GAGAGCATGTCTGAAATAGCAGGAGGACTGCTTGAGCCCAAGAGGAGATCTTTGACTGTAAAGGAGATGATGCTGGAAGCCCAAAAAATTAAGAAGAAACTGAGATTCCTCGTGGAAGAG CCTCAACACACTTTACcagatgtgtttgtgtgccTGCTCAGTAATAACAAGCGTCTGGCGTATGCCAGAATCCCTGCTCGTCACCTGCTCTTCTCACAAAGCCCAGAGCAGAGAGGCCGAGACTGTGGGAAGATTAAGACCCTGTTCCTCAAG CCTCCAGTGAAGCGTGGACCAGGGTGGACAGTCCAAGCTAAACTCGATGTGTATTTATGGCTGGGAACTAGCAGAGATTCATCTCACATGTTGGAAAATCTCCCATCAGGCTTTGAACCGGAGCACATCTCATCTGAAGACAGGACTGGCCATCCTCCTGCTTATATACTCTACACAG AGAAGCACTTATTCCAGCTGAGGGCTCATATGTATCAGGCTCGTGGTCTCATTGCAGCAGACAACACTGGACTCTCAGACCCCTTTGCCTGGGTGTCTTTTCAGTCCAACAGTCAAAGCACTGGT atCATCAAGCAAACATTGACTCCCACATGGAATCAGCTGATCCTGATGAATAATGTGTGTCTGTATGGAGGGCTTTATGATATAGTCCAGGAGCCACCGCTAGTTGTGATTGAAGTGTACGATGATGATGCAGTG GGGATAGAGTACCTGGGGTCGACAATGGCTGTTCCTGTAGTCAAACTGTCAGATGAACAATACTCCCCACCTCAGTTGCAGTATAGCCCTCTGTTCTGTGGCAGCCTGTCAGGCGGAGACATTCTGGGAGCATTTGAACTCCTTCAG ATCTCAAAGTCAGGAGAACACACACTTCCAGATTTAGATGAGCCAGATGGAGGGGTTACCCCAGTACCCTCATACATTCGACCTGTGCTCTGCAAGTACAGAATTGAG GTTTTGTTCTGGGGCCTCCGAGAACTGAAAAAAGTTCAGCTTTTATCTGTCGATCGGCCCCAGGTTTTTATCAAGTGTGCGGGAGGAGGCGTAAACTCTTCGGTGATACAGAGTTACAAGAAAAACCCAAACTTCACAATACTTGTAGATGCCTTTGATGTG GAGCTGCCTGAAGACGAACACCTCCTCCCTCCTCTCACTGTCACTGTGGTGGACTGGAGGGCCTTTGGCCGGAGCACACTTGTGGGTAGTCACATGATCAACAACCTGGCCTTATTCAAACACATCCCTACACCTGTTCAACAGCCCCTACCAGAGCCCAGAAACATAGCAG TGGCTCAGCTGTCTCTGCAGCAAAGTGTTGTGCCACCACCCAATGAGGAAATCGCCATTGAAATAGAGCAAGAGGAAATTATCGCCCCTGCCCCTAAAACTGAGCCAGACGTCCAGGAGAAGAAG GTATCAAAGAAGAGCAAAACAAGATCTACGAAAAGAAAGAAACGCACTACAGCTGATGAGTCTGCAGATAACGTCATTGACTGGTGGTCGAAATACTATGCATCAATGGAGAAGATCCAACTG gcaaagcaaaaagaaaacaatccaTTTCCACTGCTCTTCGAAAATA TAACTCCTCTGGAGAACATTATTTCCGAAGGATTGATCAGTCTGG CTTCAAATGTTAAGGACAAGAAAAAGGAGGTGAATTTCAAGAGTGTGATAGAACAGCCCAGGCTTGCAACATTACAG GTGTATGACAAAGAGCTGGAGGCTGAGTTTGGCCCTTTTGACGACTGGGTTAAAACCTTTGAACTCTATCGAGGAAAGGCCAATGAGGAAGAAGGTTCTGCTGATGATAGATTTGTTGGGAAGTTTAAG GGCAGGTTCTGTCTGTACAAGCTGCCTGAAGCGGATGGGGAAGAGGAGGAAGGATATCTGGATTCTGGgcagtttaaaataaaccaGGGTATTCCTCCAAACACACCAGTTGAAGTCCTTATCCGTGTATACATAGTTGCA GCCTTCAACCTGCACCCTGCAGACCCAGATGGCAAAGCAGATCCTTACATAGTGCTGAAACTAGGGAAAACTGAGATCAAAGACAGAGACAATTACATCCCAAAGCAGCTCAACCCAGTGTTTGGACG ATCCTTTGAATTTCAAGCCACTTTCCCTAAGGAATCCCTGCTAACTGTTCTCATCTATGACTACGACATGGTTGGCGGTGATGATTTGATTGGAGAAACACAGATTGATTTGGAGAACCGATTTTACAGTAGGCATCGAGCTACCTGTGGTCTGCCTGCTGAATATGCCAT TGAAGGTTATAATGCATGGAGGGACAGCATCCAGCCAACAGAACTGTTGATTAAGCTTTGCAAAGAAAACAGACTGGACAACCCTCACTTTTCTCCAGGACGCATTACCATTGGCAACAAAGTTTTTACAGGGAAAACTGTATTTGCTGATGAAG ATCAGATGGTGGAGTCATATGAGCACCTGGCTCTAAAGGTGCTGCACAGGTGGTCTGAGATGCCCAATGGGGGTTGTAAACTTGTGCCAGAGCATATTGAAACTCGTGCACTCTACCTCAGGGACAAACCAGGGATAGACCAG GGTCATCTGCAGATGTGGGTGGACATTTTTCCAATGGATATGCCTTATCCTGGCCCTCCTGTGGACATTTCCCCTCGCAAACCCAAAGG ttatgAGCTGAGGATCATTATCTGGAATACTGAAGATGTAATACTGGAAGACACCAACTTCATAACAGGACAGAAGTCAAGTGACATTTACGTCAAAGG GTGGTTAAAGGGGCTTGAAGATGACAGCCAGGAAACTGATGTCCATTACAATTCTTTGACTGGAGAGGGCAACTTCAACTGGCGCTTTGTGTTCCCCTTTAACTACCTGCCGGCTGAGAAAGTGGTGGTGGTGCAGAAGCGAGACAGCATCTTCTCTCTGGACAAAACTGAACAGAAGATCCCTGCAGTCCTTGTTATGCAGGTGTGGGACTTTGAGAGGCTTTCTTCTGATGACTTCTTGG GCTCAGTGGAGTTGGATCTGCATGGGTTTCCACGTGGAGCTAAATCAGCTAAAGCTTGTAAAATGGAAATGCTGACAGAAATCACGGACAACATCTCCATCTTCCAGCAGAAACGCTCCAAAGGCTGGTGGCCCTTCGTTAAAGCTGGAGAACTCACA GGGAAGGTAGAAGCAGAATTTCATCTGGTAACAGCTGAAGAGGCAGAGAAAAATCCAGTAGGACGTGCACGCAAGGAGCCAGAGCCTCTAGAGAAACCAAA TCGTCCAGACACATCCTTCTCCTGGTTTATGAATCCTTTCAAATGCTTCTTTCACTTGATCTGGGGGAACTACAAGAAATACATCATTGGTGGACTGGTGCTGTTGATCGTGGCCTTATTCCTGGTTCTTGTCTTCTACACCCTACCAGGGGCAATTAGTAGTAAGATAGTCAATGGGTAA
- the si:ch211-67e16.4 gene encoding uncharacterized protein si:ch211-67e16.4 isoform X1, whose amino-acid sequence MDVNLTISLMRGQMGAVIEKAVNVAVETVLGEMIRVVGLKFEEIKREMTAKEKENENIRRMLETSRCQMKTMRKYIGVLAAKDPNNRLYQGDGDMAPSIGVHCRRGPTSTVSVCAKSPNPCPRPRGTEPAPVAGPSWLKQQMHLSKETLRSENHIADVHIEEIHGPSVHKVENSSPHLVDSQALLSETSDPIWGQNSLASETGHTDMPDSSVLSASMMVDEAVSSQTASTMTFGAPSLKIKQEEAEVEIVCVKDEPAEAGNVPRFEYSSADLHQQVGEPELGVSLDLPASFQALQSPGTSADHAIPPFISVDPSTYDDSQLSVAGVQKQVRPRRKDLNLYEEYKRSRTLRGRNTNRGRTTNRRRELEQTLPQALLADLVRERREKTRLRVARWRAKRKLQACLMASQAVQFSGAPVQSSPAQRGGLISTRRRGGATAQRGGLGMRRGLSETGTYNLLLQLGPSPNQAAATRGMNEGLMPSGSSPLSQHRTTAPRPTYQ is encoded by the exons ATGGATGTGAATTTGACCATCTCTCTGATGCGGGGCCAGATGGGCGCTGTTATTGAAAAAGCCGTGAACGTCGCGGTGGAGACCGTGTTAGGAGAGATGATCCGAGTGGTCGGGCTCAAATTTGAGGAGATTAAGCGAGAAATGACAGCTAAAGAGAAGGAAAATGAGAACATCAGAAGGATGTTGGAGACGTCCCGCTGTCAAATGAAAACTATGCGCAAGTACATCGGCGTCCTGGCTGCTAAAGACCCCAACAATAGACTTTATCAGGGAGATGGAGACATGGCACCATCCATAGGGGTGCACTGCAGAAGAGGGCCGACGAGCACTGTGTCAGTGTGTGCCAAATCCCCGAACCCCTGTCCCAGACCTAGAGGAACTGAACCAGCCCCTGTTGCTGGACCCTCATGGTTGAAACAGCAGATGCACTTGTCCAAAGAAACATTAAGAAGTGAGAATCACATTGCTGATGTCCATATTGAAGAAATCCATGGACCATCAGTTCATAAAG TTGAGAACTCAAGCCCTCATCTGGTGGACAGTCAGGCTCTTCTGTCTGAGACCAGTGATCCAATATGGGGTCAGAACTCTCTCGCCTCAGAGACTGGGCACACAGACATGCCGGACAGCAGCGTCCTCTCTGCATCCATGATGGTAGATGAAGCTGTGTCATCCCAAACTGCAAGCACAATGACCTTTGGAGCACCATCGCTTAAAATCAAACAGGAGGAGGCAGAGGTTGAAATAGTCTGTGTGAAGGATGAACCCGCAGAAGCTGGCAATGTACCTAGGTTTGAATATTCCAGCGCTGACCTTCACCAGCAAGTTGGAGAACCAGAGCTCGGGGTCTCACTAGATCTACCCGCATCATTTCAAGCTCTACAGAGTCCAGGCACTTCAGCAGACCATGCAATCCCACCATTCATCAGTGTGGACCCATCTACCT ATGACGACTCTCAGCTATCTGTGGCAGGGGTCCAAAAGCAAGTACGTCCGAGACGTAAGGACCTGAATCTCTACGAAGAATACAAACGCAGCCGGACTCTAAGAGGCCGTAACACGAACCGAGGCCGTACTACAAACCGACGGCGTGAGCTGGAGCAGACTCTACCGCAGGCTCTACTTGCAGACTTGGTAAGGGAACGAAGGGAAAAGACCCGTCTTCGAGTAGCCCGCTGGCGTGCCAAACGCAAATTACAAGCCTGTCTGATGGCCTCGCAGGCCGTGCAATTTAGCGGCGCTCCTGTGCAGAGTTCACCTGCCCAGCGCGGCGGCCTGATCTCCACCCGCAGGCGAGGCGGAGCGACGGCGCAGCGTGGTGGGCTTGGAATGAGAAGGGGACTGTCAGAGACTGGTACATACAACCTGCTATTGCAGCTGGGTCCAAGTCCTAATCAAGCAGCAGCGACACGTGGCATGAATGAGGGTCTGATGCCGTCTGGCTCCTCACCGTTATCACAGCACAGAACCACCGCACCTAGACCAACTTACCAATGA
- the si:ch211-67e16.4 gene encoding uncharacterized protein si:ch211-67e16.4 isoform X2: protein MDVNLTISLMRGQMGAVIEKAVNVAVETVLGEMIRVVGLKFEEIKREMTAKEKENENIRRMLETSRCQMKTMRKYIGVLAAKDPNNRLYQGDGDMAPSIGVHCRRGPTSTVSVCAKSPNPCPRPRGTEPAPVAGPSWLKQQMHLSKETLRSENHIADVHIEEIHGPSVHKVENSSPHLVDSQALLSETSDPIWGQNSLASETGHTDMPDSSVLSASMMVDEAVSSQTASTMTFGAPSLKIKQEEAEVEIVCVKDEPAEAGNVPRFEYSSADLHQQVGEPELGVSLDLPASFQALQSPGTSADHAIPPFISVDPSTSMSDMSPGSVENNQCTAVERAILESQGEMDWKINHLTALVQCLVGNKPFVPPLLIEDEDEDRLLPLMSMEDLDRLEQRLMDRGTMQKYVNRLSVSGGQTMKKTIWRICTKVFATNVAKQLNWCGRGDKRGIRKTNLGALIIAAAMRNCALLAPTEAEAEKCIKDYLRLAPGRTSS, encoded by the exons ATGGATGTGAATTTGACCATCTCTCTGATGCGGGGCCAGATGGGCGCTGTTATTGAAAAAGCCGTGAACGTCGCGGTGGAGACCGTGTTAGGAGAGATGATCCGAGTGGTCGGGCTCAAATTTGAGGAGATTAAGCGAGAAATGACAGCTAAAGAGAAGGAAAATGAGAACATCAGAAGGATGTTGGAGACGTCCCGCTGTCAAATGAAAACTATGCGCAAGTACATCGGCGTCCTGGCTGCTAAAGACCCCAACAATAGACTTTATCAGGGAGATGGAGACATGGCACCATCCATAGGGGTGCACTGCAGAAGAGGGCCGACGAGCACTGTGTCAGTGTGTGCCAAATCCCCGAACCCCTGTCCCAGACCTAGAGGAACTGAACCAGCCCCTGTTGCTGGACCCTCATGGTTGAAACAGCAGATGCACTTGTCCAAAGAAACATTAAGAAGTGAGAATCACATTGCTGATGTCCATATTGAAGAAATCCATGGACCATCAGTTCATAAAG TTGAGAACTCAAGCCCTCATCTGGTGGACAGTCAGGCTCTTCTGTCTGAGACCAGTGATCCAATATGGGGTCAGAACTCTCTCGCCTCAGAGACTGGGCACACAGACATGCCGGACAGCAGCGTCCTCTCTGCATCCATGATGGTAGATGAAGCTGTGTCATCCCAAACTGCAAGCACAATGACCTTTGGAGCACCATCGCTTAAAATCAAACAGGAGGAGGCAGAGGTTGAAATAGTCTGTGTGAAGGATGAACCCGCAGAAGCTGGCAATGTACCTAGGTTTGAATATTCCAGCGCTGACCTTCACCAGCAAGTTGGAGAACCAGAGCTCGGGGTCTCACTAGATCTACCCGCATCATTTCAAGCTCTACAGAGTCCAGGCACTTCAGCAGACCATGCAATCCCACCATTCATCAGTGTGGACCCATCTACCT cTATGTCAGATATGAGTCCTGGAAGTGTTGAAAATAATCAATGTACCG CTGTAGAGAGAGCTATTCTAGAGTCACAGGGAGAAATGGACTGGAAAATCAATCACCTGACTGCACTGGTTCAGTGTCTTGTGGGGAACAAGCCCTTTGTGCCTCCACTGCTGATTGAGGATGAGGACGAGGATCGCCTCTTGCCATTGATGTCAATGGAAGATCTTGACCGATTGGAGCAAAGACTTATGGATAGAGGGACAATGCAAAAATAT gTGAACAGATTGTCTGTTAGTGGAGGTCAAACTATGAAAAAGACCATATGGAGAATTTGCACCAAAGTTTTTGCTACCAACGTGGCCAAACAGCTCAACTGGTGCGGACGGGGAGACAAACGTGGcataagaaaaacaaatcttGGAGCACTAATAATAG CTGCAGCTATGAGGAACTGTGCCCTCCTGGCTCCCACAGAAGCAGAGGCAGAGAAGTGTATCAAAGATTACCTGCGGTTGGCCCCAGGAAGGACATCCTCCTAA
- the si:ch211-67e16.4 gene encoding uncharacterized protein si:ch211-67e16.4 isoform X3, whose translation MDVNLTISLMRGQMGAVIEKAVNVAVETVLGEMIRVVGLKFEEIKREMTAKEKENENIRRMLETSRCQMKTMRKYIGVLAAKDPNNRLYQGDGDMAPSIGVHCRRGPTSTVSVCAKSPNPCPRPRGTEPAPVAGPSWLKQQMHLSKETLRSENHIADVHIEEIHGPSVHKVENSSPHLVDSQALLSETSDPIWGQNSLASETGHTDMPDSSVLSASMMVDEAVSSQTASTMTFGAPSLKIKQEEAEVEIVCVKDEPAEAGNVPRFEYSSADLHQQVGEPELGVSLDLPASFQALQSPGTSADHAIPPFISVDPSTYTVMAKTAAEKQREYRARRDADPVRREKYLRSERERWRRDVETGKKKRIGDLCEKAQRWRRKQWREAKERQKRRFFKIIASPPDNAEPSLMVLLQP comes from the exons ATGGATGTGAATTTGACCATCTCTCTGATGCGGGGCCAGATGGGCGCTGTTATTGAAAAAGCCGTGAACGTCGCGGTGGAGACCGTGTTAGGAGAGATGATCCGAGTGGTCGGGCTCAAATTTGAGGAGATTAAGCGAGAAATGACAGCTAAAGAGAAGGAAAATGAGAACATCAGAAGGATGTTGGAGACGTCCCGCTGTCAAATGAAAACTATGCGCAAGTACATCGGCGTCCTGGCTGCTAAAGACCCCAACAATAGACTTTATCAGGGAGATGGAGACATGGCACCATCCATAGGGGTGCACTGCAGAAGAGGGCCGACGAGCACTGTGTCAGTGTGTGCCAAATCCCCGAACCCCTGTCCCAGACCTAGAGGAACTGAACCAGCCCCTGTTGCTGGACCCTCATGGTTGAAACAGCAGATGCACTTGTCCAAAGAAACATTAAGAAGTGAGAATCACATTGCTGATGTCCATATTGAAGAAATCCATGGACCATCAGTTCATAAAG TTGAGAACTCAAGCCCTCATCTGGTGGACAGTCAGGCTCTTCTGTCTGAGACCAGTGATCCAATATGGGGTCAGAACTCTCTCGCCTCAGAGACTGGGCACACAGACATGCCGGACAGCAGCGTCCTCTCTGCATCCATGATGGTAGATGAAGCTGTGTCATCCCAAACTGCAAGCACAATGACCTTTGGAGCACCATCGCTTAAAATCAAACAGGAGGAGGCAGAGGTTGAAATAGTCTGTGTGAAGGATGAACCCGCAGAAGCTGGCAATGTACCTAGGTTTGAATATTCCAGCGCTGACCTTCACCAGCAAGTTGGAGAACCAGAGCTCGGGGTCTCACTAGATCTACCCGCATCATTTCAAGCTCTACAGAGTCCAGGCACTTCAGCAGACCATGCAATCCCACCATTCATCAGTGTGGACCCATCTACCT ACACAGTAATGGCAAAAACAGCTGCTGAAAAACAGAGAGAGTACAGGGCGAGAAGGGATGCTGATCCGGTACGCAGGGAAAAGTACCTCAGGAGTGAGCGAGAGAGGTGGAGAAGAGATGTTGAGACAGGGAAAAAGAAGAGAATTGGTGACCTGTGTGAGAAGGCTCAGAGATGGAGGCGCAAGCAGTGGAGGGAGGCCAAAGAACGACAGAAGAGGaggtttttcaaaataattgcCTCCCCTCCAGACAATGCCGAACCCAGTCTGATGGTGCTGCTGCAACCCTGA